The following nucleotide sequence is from Penaeus vannamei isolate JL-2024 chromosome 10, ASM4276789v1, whole genome shotgun sequence.
ACGCCCTCCTCAGTCGAAGTCAATATGAACAAGACATTTGGCTAGGTGTCGTCTCGAAACTGCTTCGATAGACTGACTGAAAATAGCCACTAGAACCACCTGAAGACTGTGTCCTAGTATATAATTTTTGGctatgctctctgtctctgtctctgtctctctccatccctctctctctctctctctctctctctctctctctctctctctctctctctctctctctctccctcccgctctctctccctctccctcccgctctctctccctccctcccactctctctctttctcccccccccctctctctctctctctctctccctctcttctctctctatctctctctccctcttatgatCATAAGGGGTCTTCTTTCCTGAAGGCTTACATATGAAGACTTACCCTACATGAGGATCTAcatgaagaaagggggaaggaatacaCCGCTTATTTCATTCGTCTCCCAATAAATAAAATCACCCGCGGTCTCTtacttttccatccttttagtGACCAGGTCTAAGtaagttttttttaatgaacCTTGTTCAGTGAGACCTACGTGGAAATAATCAGGGTTGTTAAATTTCGCTTGCCTTGTTTTTCACGTTTTTGGGGGGGTTGAAATTTAAAATCTTATTTAAGGGGTATTCTTCCATGCCGCTGAacccttctttctttgttatttttcactttaaagggggaaaataagaaatacgagCCAATTACTGTATTTTAGACtataaggaaagtggaagaggagacacAAAATAGCTAACTTCTATATTCAGtttataaaaaaatgtaaaaatacaaaaaaatgagcCACAGGTTTGTCAACAGAATTCGAAGCGGGTTATTTTGGGCAATtaggaaataaacataaaatcccTTTACAGTATTTCCCAGCTGCTATTGCTCTTTTACTCCCCATTAATAGCCCAAAATACAGAAATATGTGCATAATCGCAACCACAACAAACGTGACGTCATTGTTTACCGCTAACGCCACAGAACTTTAGCGGTTTTCGATATGGCGGACGAGCTTCGCTAATTCTAGAAGCTCTGCAACCGCAACGGACACGATGTGAATGAGGGTAGAACAGCTGTACATGATACATCCAAGAGTAATGAGAATGATTGCCAGAATTGCTGTGAAGTGATCTTCCTGGGCTTAGCATCTGACTGGTCCCCTACACTTTGCGCTCGCCAAACCTGCTATGTTCCTGTTAACTTCTATATGCttcctaacacacgcacacacacacacacacacacgcacacacacacacacacacacacacacacacacacacacacacagacacacacacgcacacacctttccccacacacagacacatacacccccccccccccccacacacacacacacctttccccacacacacacacacgcacacacctttccccacacacagacacatacacacaccccctccacccacacacacatatactgaagaggaagaggaccaagCATAAGACAGAGATCCAGGAAAAATGTCTTTCAAGTGTGtcatggaaggggagaagaggatccATTCAATATGCTATTTTAAGGGTTACTAAAGTATTGTAGGTCTGTCAAACTGACGATACTGAATAGTAAATATCGACAGTTTTGCTGGCTTATGAGATAGTAAGTCGGTTTTATGCTGTTAGTATTAACATtctttaattattactatcatcattatcacgattgttgctataatcattatatcgttatatttttattatattagggGGCTTTAGTATcagccattattaatattattattatcattattatattatttgataCTGTCATCATGAcctttagcatcattattattgaaataattacaatcatttattgcccttattattagaataatgatcATTACTACAGAACTTATTGTTCTACTTTTCATACACTAAGGAAAGGTAAGACTTCAGTTTCaggtaataaataattaaaaagacaattttatttcatttattttaatgcCCAACATTGATGATAAATGGGACAAATGTGGGTGATATTAGGAAAAGATTACACAAGatgaaataacaaatatatgaaatGGATTCGGAAAAGTATTCCAGCTGAAATTAGGTGAACTTTTCCTCCGTCTTTTACAACAATAAATATTAAGAATATGAAAGAATATGGACAAAATAAATATTATGAGTATGAAAGAGACTTAAATACACGGTAGCTTACATAGATGCATTCACCTCACGGTTCTGATCTCTCACTAACGTTCCTTGGTCTGGCGGTTGCTAGTGATGAATCATTTGAAGTAGAATGAACAACTACGTATCTTAGAGTGAGAGGTGAACAGATGCGCATGCTTCAGAGAAATCAATGACTTAAGTCCACATGCTCCCCActaaaggtgccgtcacactagcacttttttcgtcaattttttttacaattttctgaaattttgtccatttttgagcgaattgtcgattctccagtcagacgataatgatcgtttccgtttgacaacctttccgtcaacttttttctgccaagcatagtcagatcaagagctatattcgagaatgtttgtatttatgttcaaattgtcaaaaaaatgacggaaaaggtgctagtgtgacacggccttgaGCTTCATACGAACTGTGCCTTCGCGTGCAACGGTGCTGAGAATATCAACGGTATCAGGTCCGCGTTACAAAGTCCCTGGTAACCCATCCGCACACCTCCGTTTCATACAGTCTGGTTTGTTGATGCGTGTGATATTCATGAAGTGGTTCGTCGATTTCATCTGTTGTTTTGCTTCTCGAAACGAGGTTCCTTCGGGTACCATACGTCCGGCATATGCCTTCGCCTGCGCCCTTGGAAAAATTGCTGCTGTCCTCCGAAAGCCGCCGCCAGCTGCGCCTGCTGGAAGCGCTGCTGCGCCGCCTGCTCCTCCATGGCAATGGCCATGTAGGCGGCGCTGGTGGCGAAGATGATTCCCAGCAGCAGCAGCGTGGGGGACGAGAAGAGCGACTGCAGCAGGGAGTTCATTTCCTCGCGGTCCATCATCTCGGGGGCGCTGTCGCTGGCGGGCTCCGGCGGCGCCGCGTCGATCAGGGGCCCGATCTCTTCCTCCACAGGAACCGGCGGTTGCTGTGCCTCCGGCAGAACAACGTTGATGACAGGCCCGCCCATCTGCATGTTGCTCTGCTGGGGCGGTCGGTAGTTGACGATTCCACCGCCGGAGGGTCTGCCGTTTCCCATCTGCGCTGGATCCTGCCGAAGTTGCAGCAGCCCCTGGTTCCGATCCGGCCGGTTCGGTACGCCGCCGACACTCAGCCGGTTTTCACAGAAGCCGCTCGTGCCTTCGTTGCGGCACAGAAGACCCACAGTTCCATGGCCGCTGTTGTCGTTGTCCCGAATCCCCGACGAATCCAACTCCCCCACTCTGGACGCGAGGACGGAAGAATTTGGAGAAGTCTCCCCTCCTACGTTTTCTGTGGCTGAAGTTCCGGAGAAAACGGGCGCAGACACAACTGCCGGTCGCGGCGTCCCGCTTCCCGGACGAGAGGTCGCGAGAAGCTGGGTTCTCTGAGCGAGAAGACTGGTGTTGCTGCCGCCGCCGGGTGCCTCGGCGGTCCTGTCGTTGGTCTGGCCAGTGGGAATGTCGTGGCCGGAGTGGCCGCCGTGTCCTCCatggttattattaccatgagCGCCATGTCCAGTGTGACTACCATGGCTTTCATGAGCATCGTGACTGCCATGGGCACCATGTCCAGCATGACTGCCATGGTTTTCATGATTACTGTGACTGTCATGGGCCCCATGCCCAGTATGGCTGCCATGGCCTCCGTGATTGCTGTGACTGCCGTGACTGCCATGAGCATCATGCCCAGAGTGACTTCCATGCGCATGATGAGAGTGGGCACCATGCCCACTATGGTGCACCTGGCTAACGTCATTGCCATGGAGGTGGGCATTCGGCTGTTGCGTCGCAGGCGCTTGATGatggaggttaggaggaggataGTAAGGGTAGGGTGGGTACGGGTATGGGTACGGGAGCGGGAGGAAGGGCGGCGTCTGGGTGGTGGCAGCGGAGGCCGTCGGGGCTTGAACGGCCATCACGATGGACGACACGACGTCCTGCATGCCTGCGGGAAGGCGAGAGATGATCTGCTGCTGTTCGGGAGAGAGCTGCGGGGCGGGGGCTGGGTGCTGCTGGTGCTGCGCGGGAGAGGGCCGATTCGGGAAGAAGTGTGGCGGGATGTTCTGCACAGGAGCATCACTCTGGCGGAAGTTGGCAGCACTGAAATTGGGCCGGTGCTGCTGTCTCTCCTCGTGGTCGCTGGCAGAAGCACCCGGGATTGGGGATAATCTTTTGTTCGTCTGCACTTCATTGGCGTGAACAGTATTGTTGCGGTGCCATGTCTCCGATTCATTTTGGGTGTGGTGTAACTGCCTTAAGTCGTCAAGTAAGTTGAGGGTCTGCAGGTCTTGTTCGTTCATGGTGAAGAGATGGTCCAGGACTTGTGGCGGAAGCTGCTCGAGCGTTGGGATCTTCGTCTGGGTGTTTCCAGAAGTTTCCTCCAGCACTGGGATCATCTCCAGTTTCTCCCTCAAGCCTAGCGTCTCTAGGTCTCCCTCCTCCATGCCTTTTAACACTTCCATAACTTGCGGATTAACGGGAGCTACACCTAGGCCAGAAAGGGGATCTGCCTGGTCCCGTAACTCGCCGAGTGGGTAGACCTGCGATTCCGTGTGATTCGTGGTCCACTCGTAATACTGTTGTACTTCATTTCCATCATATCTATCCTCAAATCC
It contains:
- the LOC138863059 gene encoding uncharacterized protein produces the protein MKILIILVVAAAAATSGDIWATGSHAAAASGFRPRHSQEEGAPKDFTSGSFLFKLPPLTIEEKAGEGAEGAGKEEEKVLSVFVAAEEGRPVEDGAEVARDSERTPANRFNEGKQFQGQVNRFSSGRPGGNAPVTSVVGSDPLAAVSMIQSYVDEVISKPAGERPGYIMINSRNPAIINQLVEALTQRFGPSSVHQDAQTIQNIVGNSAGLGSSGTQATPSSGNQGAMPVFPFSNRFEKTSDGVAEAGNDLSEVEYIRQQLASIADLSISTGVLVNDTMETQVGQGDGKIRPSTPETPVIVLNHSNSSETSPQPDIQNTILSETNDTEYTKPQSPSEETKPIEEVDKILANYLRETVSVNQSHGAEQNDSDFPSNELHHTSSPDFTGTTPEENTTPRENPNNYNTSLKYFTSEATKTVPTVPTLHHKPETSEQGDLSENEVLTTGYEDYYEYIDGELVLSPSKFMRRGGPFNPGENKNFSDNSDAGNVSDSDETIVGDGVKADLSGFEDRYDGNEVQQYYEWTTNHTESQVYPLGELRDQADPLSGLGVAPVNPQVMEVLKGMEEGDLETLGLREKLEMIPVLEETSGNTQTKIPTLEQLPPQVLDHLFTMNEQDLQTLNLLDDLRQLHHTQNESETWHRNNTVHANEVQTNKRLSPIPGASASDHEERQQHRPNFSAANFRQSDAPVQNIPPHFFPNRPSPAQHQQHPAPAPQLSPEQQQIISRLPAGMQDVVSSIVMAVQAPTASAATTQTPPFLPLPYPYPYPPYPYYPPPNLHHQAPATQQPNAHLHGNDVSQVHHSGHGAHSHHAHGSHSGHDAHGSHGSHSNHGGHGSHTGHGAHDSHSNHENHGSHAGHGAHGSHDAHESHGSHTGHGAHGNNNHGGHGGHSGHDIPTGQTNDRTAEAPGGGSNTSLLAQRTQLLATSRPGSGTPRPAVVSAPVFSGTSATENVGGETSPNSSVLASRVGELDSSGIRDNDNSGHGTVGLLCRNEGTSGFCENRLSVGGVPNRPDRNQGLLQLRQDPAQMGNGRPSGGGIVNYRPPQQSNMQMGGPVINVVLPEAQQPPVPVEEEIGPLIDAAPPEPASDSAPEMMDREEMNSLLQSLFSSPTLLLLGIIFATSAAYMAIAMEEQAAQQRFQQAQLAAAFGGQQQFFQGRRRRHMPDVWYPKEPRFEKQNNR